The stretch of DNA TCAGCTTTAAGCATTACTGTAACTTCACCATTAATGACTCTTACTAGAGCATCGTCAATACCACGACTTTTAATTTGTTGTTCTAACATTAATTCTTTACTTTCTATGTCGTGTAGCGCATTTAATTCTTCTTTCGCTTTATTAATTTCATCGATAGAAAGACTAGTATTTGCTGTTACTGCACTTAAATCGTCTTTTTGTTTACTTCTAATATCGTTTAGTTCAAAGCGTAAGCCAGCTAAATCTTCTGCGCTGGAAATGTGTGAAATAACTTCGTTGTCACCTGTAGTATCTGCATCAACATCTGTATCATCTTCTTTAGTAGCATCGTTGTCACCACTTGTTGCATCCATATCTTGCTGTTCTTGCTTATTTTCATCAAATGCTAATTGATCATTCGGACCACCTACGAAATAATAAACGGATAAGACAAATACTAAACTTAACATCGTTAATAACCAAACTGTTTGTTTTTTCAATAACATCTTTTATTCCCCCTTAGTTTTTTTCGGAACTACAGCAACTTTATGTTGAGGTACATCAAGTACTCTCGTTACCGCTTCCACTATCATCTGTTTTATTGTTATACTTTCAGCCCCTTGAGCCACGATTAACACGCCACGAATGGGTGGTTTTTTCGTTTCAATAATAATTGGTTGTTCGTCATTCCCACTTCTAGTTATGACGACTTGTTCATCTTTTGAAACATCCTCCACATTTCGCTTTCCACCATCACGATCTGTTTCTTCCGTTTTTTGATTATGAGTAGACTTATTTGTTTGCAGCACTTTCAGCTCAGAAGCATCGACATTTACAACAACTGTTGCTTCTTCGACACCTTGCATAGCTTCAATTGCTTCTTTTAACTGGTTTTCATAATGTCTTTCATAATCGGAAATCGTCATAGGTGTGTTTTCGGTGTTTTTTTGACTAAAGGCTGGTTGCTCGTTATCGTTTTCATTTTCTACACTTCCTAATGTTGGAACTGATGGATTTGCAGTTAAATTACTCTCTCCAAAAAACAAATTACTGAAAAGCATGAGCCCGACTCCAATTGTAAGAACGACTAGCATATATTGAAATTTGGTGGATTTTTTATCTCCGCTCGATAGGAGCCCTTTTAACCATGGAATAAAGTCTTTACTTTTCTCTTTATCTCCCACGCTCACCTTTTCCCCCCTTCCATTACAACCGTAATTTGAGTACTTTGTATTTGCCACTGCTCGGACAAAAAGCTTTGAACGTTTTCTGTTTCTTTTGCTGGCTTTGGTCGTTCTATCGGTTTGGAGGTGTCAATTGAAACAGGCTCAACTTCTCGAATGGCTGTTACGGAATCTTTTTCTACTAGATAAATTGCGATATGTTCTATTTCGTCTTCTGTATGGTTGACTGGATCTTCCTTAATATCTAAATCTATGTCTTCTACGATTAACCCATACTGCTCCATCAACTCCTCTTCTACTAAATCTTTTAGTTGGACAGCCATTTGTTCTAATTTATATGCACGAGATGAGGCTTGTATTTCTCTTTTCTTCAATTCTGTTGAATTTTTTAATTTTTTTTCTGAAATGATAGATGGATGATCGGAAAAACTAGCAAATAGCTCGTCCATATCTGTAGAAAGTAATTTAAATATTGGTGTTAAAATAATGACGATTAATAGTAATCCAATGACAAGCTTCGTATACTTTTGCATGCTAGAGTTAGGGAGTAGCATATCAATAACAGTTGCTAACAAAATAAATAAGATGATACTCGTAATCCATTCTGTTAAATAACTCATTTTCTCACCCCTAACGCACCATTACGGTAATATTTCCAGCAGCAATAATAATCGTAATACTTAAGAAAAACATAAAAGAAACAATCGCTAAAGCTGCAAAAATATAAATAACACTTTTACTAATAATATCTAAACACGCAATAACTGGACCTCCACCAATTGGTTGCAAAAGTGCAGCTGCTAGTTTATATATAATCGCTAGTGATAAAACTTTTAAAGCAGGAAACGCGGCAATTAGTAATAAAACTACTACACCAAGTATACCGACTGTATTCTTTAAAAGGAGAGAGGCGCTTATTACAGTATCTGTCGCATCTGTAAACATTCTTCCGATTACCGGAATGAAATTACCAGTGACGAATTTTGCCGTTCGAATCGTAATTCCATCTGCTACCGCAGCCGTTGCTCCTTGGACCGAAATAACTCCTAAGAAAACAGTTAAATAGATTCCGAGAATACCAACACTAATATTCCGTAACAATTGTGCTAATTGCGTGACTTTATACTGTTCACTCAATGTGCTTACAATGCTTAAAATTGCCGATAAAAAAAGTAGAGGTAAAACAACGTATTGAATTAATAATCCACTAGTATTCATTAAAAAGATGATAATTGGATGAAAGATTGATGCCGATACAAGGCCACCTGATGAAGCTATGAGAGCTAGCAGTAAAGGCACTAAAGCTAAGATGAAAGCCATCATATTTTGAATGGCATCTGTTGTGTAAGTGATTGCAATATGAAAACTATTCAGTGCGATGATGATTAACACCATAAATACGACGGAGTAGGCTATTTTGCTAACGGCTTTTTGATCAAAAGCATTTTGCAACGTCTGCAAGAACATACTAAAGATTGTTAGTAATATTAAACTTCCAAGTAATTTACCGTTTGTTAACAGTTCATGAAATAAGTATTTTAAAAATCCTTTAAACCATTCGGATAAGGAGAACGACTTGTCCCCTGTTACATAATCAATAAAATCTCCTTTTTGACTTTCTGGCAGAAACCCACCATACTCCGTCATAATTTCATCCCAATATTGTTTAATTTCATCTACTCCTACTCGATCGAGCTGCTCTGTTACAATTTCAGAAGGAGTAGTTGGAGAGGCTTGTACTACAGTAGGTAGAAAAATCAATGCGACGACGAAGAGGGCAACAATTACAACAAATCGGTTCATCTTCTCCCCTCACTTTATTATAGTTTTATGATGGAATTAAATTAATAATTGTCTCAATAATCACAGTTAAGATAGGAATTGCCATCGCTAAAATAAGAATTTTTCCACCTAATTCAATTTTGGAAGCAATGGCACCTTGTCCAGCATCTTTCGTTATTTGGGCACCAAATTCTGCGATGTAGGCAATTCCAATTATTTTTAAAATTGTTTCCACGTAGATCATATTAATGTTGGCGTTTATTGCGATTCTTTCTAGCATTCTAATAACTTCTAAAATTTGATCCACTAAAAATAAAAAAATAACACACCCGACAAAAACTACGAGCATAAATGCAAACGTCGGTTTTTGTTCCTTTACAATTAATGCTAAAAAAGTAGCAACTAAACCGAGACCAACTATTTGAATAATTTCGATAGGTCACCACCCCTTTATTGAAACAAGAAGACCGACTTTATTTTTTTAAATAAATCCTCTACGATACTTGCAACCATAAATAATATATAAATAAATCCTAGTAGCGTTACCCAGTTGGCGTACTCTTCTTTACCTAACTGTTTTAAAACAGTATGCAAAAAAGCTACAACAATTCCTATTCCTGCTATTTTAAATATGACATCAATTTCTATGCCCATCATGCTTCCCCCTATTTTTTACATCAATAAGATAACGAGCAGTAGGCCCGTCAGTAGTCCGAGGCTTTTAACCATTTTTTCGTATTTCGCTTGTCGATCTCGGGCATCTAATTCTTCTCGTTCTAAATGTGTAAGTGCAAGGATAATATGTTTTTGCTGTGTACTTCGATCATGCTGTCCTAGCGTTTCACCAAATTGCTTTAGTATTTCTAGTTCTGCCTTTTTTAGAGCGGTATTCTTCCAAATTTCATCTAAACTACTATTCCAAGCTTCCTTTACACTCTCTTCCGCCTTTCGTAATTTAGTTGCAAATTCTTCAAAAAACCAATTTAGTGGTTTATCAAGCTGTCCAGCTATATTTTTTGCTGCATCCGCTAACGGCATATGTCCATACATTATTTCTGCTTCTAGTGACTGTAAAGCAACCTTTAGCTGTCTTAGCTGTCTAGTACGTTCTGTAAAATGTCGAGCAGCCTCGAGCCCTGCCCAAGAAGTGGCGACTAAAATGAGAACAGCTCCTAATATTTTCATTTTTATACACCTACTTCCCGTAAATTACTTTTCCCTGCTCATCCAATATTCGTTCAATCGACCCAGGACCGTTTGATCTTGTTAACAGTACAAATCGTTTAATCGCCTTTAAATCAAGAATTTTTTTTATTGTTGGCCTTGTTTGCAACTCTTCAAGAGAGCTACCATGTACGGACATTAATAGCCCAACTCCTGCGTTTACAGCTTCCATCGTTGCTATACTATCTTCATCTCTTCCAATTTCATCTACAACAATTACATCAGGACTCATGGATCGTATTAGCATCATCATGCCTTCTGCTTTCGGGCAGCTATCTAAAACATCTACCCTTACACCAAGCTCATGTTGAGGAATTCCTTTCACACTTCCTGCAATTTCTGATCGTTCATCTACAATACCAACCTTACAGGATGGAATAGAACGTTCTTTGTCACCCATGCTCATTATTCTTGCTATGTCTCTTAATAGAGTCGTTTTTCCTGTTTGTGGTGCACCGATTACCATTGTGCTTTCCCATTTTTCTCCATATAAATAAGGGATGAGTTTCGTTGCAATACCTATTTTTTGTTTAGCAATCCTAATATTAAAAGATGAAATATCACGGATTGCCTTAACTTTTCCTTTTTCAGTAATAACCTTCCCAGCAAGTCCAATTCGGTGACCGCCTGCAACCGTAATGTAACCACGTTTCAACTCTTCTTCTAATGCATAAATGGAATACTGACTAATCTTATTTAGAAGTTGTTGCCCATCTTCTTCTGTGACAGTGTAAGGGGGGAAAATCGGGACTCCGTCTGTAATGATCTCTAACGGACGCCTTACTCTTATTCGTATTTCTTCCACTCTTTCTTTAGTCATTGGAGAAAGGTTTTTAATAATAGAACTGATAGAAGTAGGCAGGACTGAAACAATATCATGTAACATTTAAAGTGCTCCTTTTATACCTTTATTACTTAAATGTATGCAGGCTTGACCACCTTATATGCTATTCATCTTTAAAAAATAGATTGCTATTTATATATTCCGTATAAAATAAAACCTACACCTATTAAAATGAATATTAGTTTTGAAAACGAGATTTCATCTGCCAAACTGATTAACCCGATCATCATCGTAGAAATAAAAATTACAGGTCCGACTACAGCTAACATCGAGTTAACAATGATTGCTTTTTTCACATCATTTAACATAAAGATAACGATTGCGGCAGTTATTTCTAATAATCCTGAAAAAAGCCTCAACCCTGCCATTGATAAAACAACTTGATCTACATTTGCGAATAACTTTTTCATCTTAACCTCCGAATTAGTAAATGATTGCAAAAGCACTACTTGTACAACGTATGCATGCGCCACTTGAATAAGAAGTAGTAGGAATAAAAATGTTAATAGGTAGAATATAAATAAAGAAGAATTTGAATTATTAAGGTTTAGATGGGGTTAGGAGTATCGAAGAAATTTAATAGTTTGTCTAAATAATATGGTAATACGTTTTTGTTTATTACCATGGTGAAAAGGTGTATAATGATGAAAACTTATTTAGGGGGCTTGCCGATGAATAAAACAGTTGCCCTTATTATGATTTTTTTAATAACTTGTTACGCTCAAATACTAGTTATTAAATACGATTCACTTAAAGAAATAGTTGTAATCCATGAAAGTGATTCTTCTTTCAACCAAACAGTAAACGGACCTAACATTCTCGATAACGAGATTAGCTTTCACAATACTAATTATTTTCAATATCTTCATATTGTATCTATAACGCTAGTAATATATATTGCAATATATGCATTTGTCCAAATGTATAGACGGCTTCGTTTATTACTGCCATTGTATTATCAATCCAACTATGTGATCTTACCTCTAAACTAATTATTACTATTAAGGAGGTAACTAACATGTGGATTAGATTAATGATAAGTGTATTTTCAGTTACTGCTATCACTCTATTTTCCTATCAAGCTATTGAAATTTTCCATGCTTATGTAGAGTTTTTCAAAAGTAAAAATTAATAGAAGCTAAAGAGGTTGGGACAAAACTAAAACGATCATGTAAAAAAACGAACTATCGCAGAATTAGCGGAGGAAATATACGTAGACTCCTGCGGGAGGAAAGGCATAGGTGAGACCCCGCAGTGCAGAGCACGAGGAGGCTCACCAGCCGCCCGCGGAAAGCGTAGTATATTTCCGGAGCGACTTTCCCCCGATATTCTTTGTTCGTTTTTTACTTTGATAGAAATAGTTGTGTCCCGACCTCTTTTTTTTAATTTCAGAGATTACTCAACACATTACTATATTATGGTAAAATTAGTAGAATAACTCATAATAAATGGAGATGGTTTTATGTTTGATGAGAAAATAGTATCGATAAGAAACCTTAAAAAAAGCTATGGTCCAAAAGAAGTACTAAAAGGAGTATCCTTTGACGTTTTTCGAGGTCAAATAATTGGTTATATTGGTCCGAATGGGGCAGGGAAAAGTACTACCGTTAAATTAATATTAGGTATTGAAGAAGGCTTTAGAGGAGTTATTGAAATTTTCGGTAAAAATATTTCAGATGGAAATATCCAATTTAAGCAGAAAATTGGGTATGTACCAGAAATTGCCGAAGTTTACGATAACCTTACAGGACATGAATATCTTACATTTATAGGTGAATTATATGGATTAGACTTTGAATTGGCCGACTATAAAGCAAGAGAACTTATGGAGTTATTTGGAGTTGGAGAAGTCTATCATTCTCGCATTGCCTCTTATTCTAAAGGTATGAGGCAAAAACTTTTAATCATTTCTAGTTTATTACATAATCCCGATTTATTATTTTTTGACGAACCGATTAACGGATTGGATGCTAATAGTGTCATGATTTTTAAAGAAATAATGACTCAGTTAGCGAAAGATGGAAAAACAATCTTTTATTCTTCACATATTATGGATGTAGTTGAGAAAATAAGTAGTCGCATTATTCTATTACACGACGGGAAAATTTCAGCAGATGGCACATTTGAAGAGTTAAAACTTCAAAATAAAGAAGGAACTTTAGAAGAAATTTTTAATGAACTAACTGGATTTAACGAACATAAAGAGATTGGTTCCAAATTTGTGTCCGTCGTAAAAGAGGTGTAAAAGTGAAAGAGTTTTTTACATTAAAGTTGTTAGACCGTTTTCAATGGGTATTTAATCGTAGTGATATAGATTACAAAATGATGAGAAAACTACTTCAAGTTAAGTTTACGATGGATGGTCGTAGAGTACCTACTATTTTTCAGCAAAACAACCGGAAAAAAGTTGAAACAGATAGTAATCAATACGTTAAGTCGCTATGGATATATGTATTATTTGGTCTTTTCATGATTCCGTTTATTCTTATGGATAACAATTACATGTTTCAAATGAGTTTCGTTTACGGAATATTAATATTCATTATTAGTACATCGCTAATATCTGATTTTTCTTCTGTTTTACTAGATGTTCGTGACAGAAATATATTATATCCAAAACCTATAAATAAAAAGACTATTAGTGCAGCTAAAGCCATTCATGTTACAACTTACTTATGCTTATTAACAGTAGCTATTGTAGGTATACCGTTAATTGTCGGGTTATTTAGACACGGCCTATTATTTTTTCTACTTGCCATTTTTTCTATTATATTTATTGATATATTTGTTGTCGTTCTAACAGCACTCATTTATATATGGATATTGAAATTTTTTGATGGCGAGAAGCTGAAAGATATTATTAATTATGTTCAAATAGGTCTTTCACTTGCGATAATGATTGGTTACCAACTTTTAGCTCGTTCATTCGAACTAATGGACTACATCATTGTGTTAGAACCTGAGTGGTGGCAGCTATTCATTATCCCAATGTGGTACGGTGCATTAATGGAAATTACTTTAGGTAATAGTGTAAATAACTTTTATATACTGTTAGCGTTATTAAGTGTAGCAATCCCTATTATATCCATTTGGTTATATGTTAAATTGCTCCCTACTTTTGAAAGAAATTTACAAAAGCTCACCTATCACGGAAAAGTTAAATACAAAAAGCAACCAAAATACAAGGAATGGTTTATGAATATCATTTGTACTTCAAAAGAAGAAAAAGTATTTTTCCGTTTTGCTAGTTTGATGATGAAAAACGAACGAGATTTTAAGCTTAAAGTATATCCGTCACTTGGCTTTTCGTTTGTAATTCCTTTTATTTTTCTTTTTAATGTTTTCAAAACAGACTCTGGGTTTGATCCTCTCACTAGCAAAGCGTATCTTAATATTTACTTTAGTCTCATCATTATCCCTACAGTAGTATTAATGTTAAATTACTCCGGAAAATTTAAAGGTGCGTGGGTATTTAAAGTAGCACCGTTAGAGGAGTTAAAACCAATTTTCAGTGGAACGATAAAAGCCTTTCTCGTAAAACTTTATTTACCGATTTATTTAACGTTAAGTGTCATCTTTATGTTTATTTTTGGTGTTCGAATTTTACCGGACTTACTATTAGTTTTGGTTAACGCTTGTAATTTCAGTATTATTTGTTTTTATATATTAAATAAAGGACTCCCATTTTCCGAATCCTTTGATTCATCGAACGAAGGAAGTGGAACAATCATTTTTCTTACAATGCTCATTGTTGGACTTTTTGCAGGGATACACCTAATTAGTACACTTATCAATTTTGGACAATATATTTTTATCGTTATTTCGCTAATCAATCTAATCGTCCTCTGGAAAAAAGCTTTCAATAAATCATGGAAAACTCTCTATTCCTAGTTACACCATAAAAAACACCGACCATTATTTTGGCCGGTGTTTTTCTGTTATTTATTTTTTCACTACATAAACCCTTGTTTCATAAGGCTTAAGTTCAAAGTTCGTAATACCTTTATGAGAAGGAACCTCATAATTAGAAAGTTTTAAATTACTTGAAGAAAGTACAATGTTATCAAATTTATAAGTTGCTTCTTCTCCAGATAAGTTACTTATAACGACTGCAGTCGTATCATTTAATGTTCTTGTGTATGCGTAAACTTTATCATCGTCTTCTAAAATGAGGTTGTATATACCGTAAACGAATACTTCTTCTGACTTACGAAGCTTTATCATATCGCGATAATAGCTTAATACAGATGTTGGGTCATTCCACTGAGCTTCAACGTTAATCTTCGTGTAGTTTTCATTTACCCCTAACCATGGCGTTCCAGTAGTAAAGCCAGCATTTGGCTCACTATTCCATTGCATAGGTGTTCTGGAATTGTCTCTTCCTTTCATCCAAATCGATTCCATTACTTTTTGCGCATATTCTCGACCTTTTTTACTTTCAATTGTATATAAGTTTTTCATCGCAACATCATCATAATGATCAATTGAATCAAACTTTACATTTGTCATGCCTAACTCTTGACCTTGATAGATGAATGGTGTTCCCTGCATTAAGAAATAAAGAGAGGCTAACGATTTTGCACTTTCTCCTAAATATTCTTTATCATTCCCCCATGTTGAAACAGAGCGTGCTTGATCATGGTTTTCTAAAAACAATGCGTTCCAACCATTTCCTTCAAGCCCTTTTTGCCATTTTGTTAAAGTTTCTTTTAGTTGAATAACGTCAACTCCGCCTTCCGTTCCTTTTTCCCAAAGTCCTAGATGCTCAAATTGAAAAATCATATTGAACTTACCGTTCTCTTCTCCTACCCATTCATCTGCTTGCTCAATTTTAACTCCATTCGCTTCGCCAACAGTCATAATATCATAACGTGCAAACGTTTGCGTTTTTAACTCTTCTAAAAACGGTTGAATTCCATCAACATTCATCATGTACTCAAAGGAAGGTACGTAATCTAATTTTTTAGGATTAGGCAAATCAGGGAAACCTTGCTCTTTTTTAATATGCGAAATAGCGTCAACACGGAAACCGTCAATACCCTTATCTAACCACCAGTTAACCATATCGTACAATGCAAAGCGCACATCTTTATTTTCCCAGTTTAAATCTGGCTGTTTTTTATCAAATAGATGCATATAATACTGTTCTGTTTCCTTATCATACTCCCAAACAGATCCACTGAAAATACTTTCCCAGTTATTTGGCTCTGAGCCATCTGGCTTTCCATCTTGCCAAATATACCAGTCACGCTTCGGATTTTCTTTAGAAGAACGAGATTCAATAAACCATTCATGCTCATCACTTGTATGGTTAATAACTAAATCTATAATTAACTTCATCCCTCTTTTATGCGTTTCTTCTAATAGTAGGTCAAAATCTTCCATTGTTCCAAAGTCATCCATAATATCTTGATAATCACTTATGTCATAACCATTATCAGCATTTGGTGATTTGTACATCGGACAAATCCAAATAACATCTATTCCTAATTCTTTTAAATAGTCTAACTTTGTTATGATACCTTTTAAGTCTCCGATCCCATCTCCATTAGAATCAACAAAGCTCCTCGGATAAATTTGATATGCAACTGCTTCTTTCCACCACGTTTTTTTCAAAATAAACACTCCCTTAATATAGAAAAACTGAATTTCGCTTTTAGTTTTAAGTTGTCTATCTTCTGTTTTTCTTATAGAACTTATAAGTGCATGCACATTTTGTGATGCAAATAAGATAAAAAGAAATTGCGTAAACGTTTGCACAAATAGATAAAAAAAATTAGGCATACTGCTCATCCTTACTATATCATGTTTTACAAAGAATTCAATAAAAATTTTCAAACAGGATATTAGGACTATATTCATTAATTTTGTTTTGTATAAAGGAATTCAATCGATACTTTTATGGATGATAAAACGTGAATTGGTAAAACTAGTAGATAACAATTTATGTTGAGGATCTTGCAAAATTAAAATAGTAGGTGTTGCATCTTGAAGAAATTAATTTTACTTAGTATTGCCACTCTTATATTGTTTTCACCGATAAACGTCACTGCTCAAGAGAATGGGAAAGAAACCGGGTTAAAAGCTGCGTTTATTCGGGAAGGACATCTTTGGTTATATCACGAGTCAGAAACAACTCAATTAACAGACGACCTTTACGTATCTAGGCCAATTTGGTCTCATGACGGAACATGGTTAGCATTTGAAGCTAATTCTACGATAGAATCTGAACAACGAGAAGGATTAAATGACATTTGGCTTCATCATTTACCGACTAATAAACAATTTAAATTATCCATTCCTGGAAAAGATATTTATTGGTCTCCAACCAAAAACGAGTTAGCCTTTATTTCTGGGTCAAGCTTATCACTTGTACAGTGCACTAGTGATGGTCCAGTCATTTATCCTTTAACAGACGGCGTTTCATCTTTCACTTGGGCTTCTAATGGAAAAAGTATGGTCGTAACTGCTGCTGCAGCAATATTTCCAGATGGTTGGAGTCATCCACGTATTTACAATGCCACTTGGAAAAAAGGAAAAAAAGAAGAAGAAATTGAAGTATCTGTTTCGTCCATTTTTACCGTGCCATCTCCAGTGAAATTAGAAGATATTTCTGTACTATCCATTGCACTTAGACATTTAAAGTGGTCTCCTGATGAGCGTTGGATAAGTATGACTGTTACCCCAACCGCTTCTTGGAGCATGGATCAAAACATTGTTGGTATTTTTGCTGTTGAAAATAAAGTATTTATTCCTCTAGGTGAAATTTTAGATAATCCGTCATGGATTCAGTGGGCTCCAACAAAGCCTATAGTTGCTTCTATACAAGGTAGTGGTAGAACAACAGTTGGAATTAATAATAAAAAATTAGTTGTTCAAACTGTAATGCCTACTCAAACGAAAACGTACACACCGAAAGGCTATGCTGATATTGATTTTACATGGTTAGATGATGAAAAAATAGTCGTTGCAAGAGGAAAAGAAACGAATAAGCCTTCTGAGTTTTTTCAATCTACGTTATTTGTTGTTAATACGAAAACAGATGAACAAGTACAAATAATCCCAAATGAGGATAGAAAGGCAGATAGTGCCCCTATTTTATTGCATCGTGCCAATAAAATAAGTTGGATGAGAACAAGCGATCAAAAAACTAGTATATGGGTGAGTAACCCGGACGGTTCTGATGCAAAGATGATATTAGAGCATGTAGACGTTATTGAGTGGTACAACCCTAAAAAATGAAAAAAGGCATCCTTGGTTGGATGCCTTTTTCCATTACTAATTAAGCTCTAGAAACATAAGATCCATCTGTTGTGTTAACAATTAACACATCACCTTCGTTAACGAAGAAAGGTACGTTTACTACTAATCCAGTTTCCACTGTTGCAGGCTTCGAACCACCAGAAGCAGTGTCACCTTTAATTCCTGGTTCAGTTTCTGTTACTTTTAGTTCTACTGTATTTGGAAGCTCAATACCAAGTGTTTCGCTTTGATACATCATAATTGCAACTTCCATGTTTTCTTTTAAGAACTTAAGCTCGTATTCAATTTGCTTTGATGGTAATTCGATTTGCTCATATGACTCGTTGTCCATGAATACATGGAGAT from Sutcliffiella cohnii encodes:
- a CDS encoding TolB family protein, whose amino-acid sequence is MKKLILLSIATLILFSPINVTAQENGKETGLKAAFIREGHLWLYHESETTQLTDDLYVSRPIWSHDGTWLAFEANSTIESEQREGLNDIWLHHLPTNKQFKLSIPGKDIYWSPTKNELAFISGSSLSLVQCTSDGPVIYPLTDGVSSFTWASNGKSMVVTAAAAIFPDGWSHPRIYNATWKKGKKEEEIEVSVSSIFTVPSPVKLEDISVLSIALRHLKWSPDERWISMTVTPTASWSMDQNIVGIFAVENKVFIPLGEILDNPSWIQWAPTKPIVASIQGSGRTTVGINNKKLVVQTVMPTQTKTYTPKGYADIDFTWLDDEKIVVARGKETNKPSEFFQSTLFVVNTKTDEQVQIIPNEDRKADSAPILLHRANKISWMRTSDQKTSIWVSNPDGSDAKMILEHVDVIEWYNPKK
- the efp gene encoding elongation factor P, whose translation is MISVNDFRTGLTIEVDNGIWRVMDFQHVKPGKGAAFVRSKLRNLRTGAIQEKTFRAGEKVGKAQIDNRKMQYLYANGDLHVFMDNESYEQIELPSKQIEYELKFLKENMEVAIMMYQSETLGIELPNTVELKVTETEPGIKGDTASGGSKPATVETGLVVNVPFFVNEGDVLIVNTTDGSYVSRA